Proteins from a genomic interval of Neisseria arctica:
- a CDS encoding AzlC family ABC transporter permease: MNQPDSPRSEFFRGMKDCLPILVGILPFALILGVQGGQKGMTIVEMPLMAGLNFAGGSEFAAVGLWQHPLPIVLILAVTFMINTRHILMGAALAPYIRHMPMKKVLPLLFVMTDESWAMAFADINRRKAAGLPAFSLFYYWGVSIALYVVWIIFTTLGTAIGPSLGNIASWGFAMAFPAVFLVLLKGMWKGWYAARPWLVSLLVAAFIYRFSDGIWYVPAGAVAGLTAAYFWAEPS; the protein is encoded by the coding sequence ATAAATCAACCGGACTCCCCTCGGAGTGAATTTTTCAGAGGAATGAAAGACTGCTTGCCGATATTGGTAGGCATCTTGCCGTTTGCATTGATTTTGGGGGTACAAGGTGGTCAAAAAGGAATGACCATAGTGGAAATGCCATTGATGGCAGGCTTGAATTTTGCCGGAGGCTCGGAATTCGCTGCGGTAGGCTTGTGGCAGCACCCGTTACCGATTGTATTGATTTTGGCCGTTACCTTTATGATCAATACCCGGCATATTTTGATGGGTGCGGCATTGGCTCCTTATATCCGCCATATGCCGATGAAAAAAGTATTGCCGTTATTGTTTGTCATGACTGATGAAAGTTGGGCTATGGCTTTTGCAGATATCAACCGCCGAAAGGCCGCCGGTTTGCCTGCTTTCAGCCTATTTTATTATTGGGGGGTGAGTATAGCCCTGTATGTGGTATGGATCATCTTTACCACGCTGGGTACCGCCATAGGTCCCTCGCTCGGCAATATTGCGTCCTGGGGTTTTGCAATGGCTTTTCCCGCCGTATTTTTAGTGTTGCTAAAAGGCATGTGGAAAGGCTGGTATGCAGCCCGCCCATGGTTGGTTAGCCTCTTGGTTGCGGCTTTTATTTATCGTTTTTCAGACGGCATTTGGTACGTGCCGGCAGGAGCGGTTGCCGGGTTGACGGCAGCTTACTTTTGGGCGGAACCGTCATGA
- a CDS encoding AzlD family protein: MISLDSLITILGMLAVTYTTRLIGFFALRNRSLSPKAAAVLDAAPGCVLIAVIAPYFVTDKPHELAAMAVTLCTARYFGMLPTVLAAVGSAALFGQVFG, encoded by the coding sequence ATGATATCGCTTGATTCGTTGATAACCATATTGGGCATGCTGGCGGTTACGTACACTACGCGCTTGATCGGTTTTTTTGCTTTGAGAAACCGTTCTCTGAGCCCGAAAGCGGCAGCAGTTTTAGATGCGGCTCCGGGCTGTGTACTAATAGCCGTAATAGCGCCTTATTTCGTGACCGATAAACCGCATGAATTAGCTGCTATGGCGGTAACGCTCTGTACAGCACGATATTTCGGTATGCTGCCTACGGTTTTGGCAGCTGTTGGATCAGCTGCTTTGTTTGGCCAAGTATTCGGGTGA
- a CDS encoding dicarboxylate/amino acid:cation symporter, whose translation MLNIDPTELNDTVPLRKQKFYQILYVQVIFAIILGILLGHFYPDIGESMKPLGDAFIKLVKMIIAPVIFLTVVTGIAGMNNMKSIGRVAGKAMIYFLTFSTLALIVGMVVANVIEPGAGLNIDPHTLKADKVAEYVEKAHESTITGFLMDIIPKTIVSPLTDGNILQVLFVAVLFGISLASVGDKARPVINFLQELSAPVFKMVSILMKAAPIGAFGAMAFTIGKYGISSISNLLLLVATFYITSLLFVLVVLGAVARYNGFSIIKMIKYIKDELWLVLGTSSSEAALPTLMQKLQRAGCEKSVVGLVVPTGYSFNLDGTNIYMTMAALFIAQALNIELTLTHQITLLLVAMLSSKGAAGVTGAGFITLAATLSVVPGLPVEGMALILGIDRFMSECRALTNLTGNACATIVVARWENALDKEKLDAALNGRLEPAVSETE comes from the coding sequence ATGTTGAATATTGATCCGACAGAATTGAATGATACCGTACCGCTGCGCAAACAGAAGTTTTACCAGATTCTTTATGTGCAAGTTATTTTCGCTATTATTCTCGGTATCCTATTAGGCCATTTTTATCCGGATATCGGCGAAAGCATGAAACCTTTGGGAGATGCTTTCATCAAACTGGTTAAAATGATTATTGCCCCGGTTATTTTCCTAACGGTGGTTACCGGTATTGCGGGCATGAATAATATGAAATCTATCGGCCGGGTAGCAGGCAAGGCCATGATTTATTTTTTAACATTTTCCACACTGGCATTGATTGTGGGCATGGTAGTGGCCAATGTTATCGAACCGGGCGCCGGTTTGAATATCGACCCTCATACCCTCAAAGCGGATAAAGTGGCCGAATATGTGGAAAAGGCCCATGAAAGCACGATTACCGGCTTTTTGATGGATATTATTCCCAAAACAATTGTCAGCCCGCTTACCGATGGTAATATCCTTCAAGTGCTTTTTGTTGCCGTTTTATTTGGGATATCACTTGCTTCTGTTGGCGACAAGGCCCGTCCGGTCATCAATTTTCTGCAAGAGCTGTCTGCCCCTGTATTCAAGATGGTTTCCATTTTGATGAAAGCCGCTCCGATCGGTGCCTTCGGTGCCATGGCTTTTACAATTGGCAAATACGGTATCAGCTCTATCAGCAATCTGCTTTTACTGGTTGCTACTTTCTATATTACGTCCCTTTTGTTCGTATTAGTGGTTTTAGGAGCAGTTGCCCGCTACAACGGCTTTTCGATCATTAAAATGATTAAATACATAAAAGACGAATTGTGGTTGGTGCTGGGAACATCCTCTTCCGAAGCCGCTTTACCTACCCTGATGCAGAAACTTCAGCGTGCCGGGTGTGAAAAATCCGTGGTCGGTTTGGTAGTACCCACCGGATATTCTTTCAATCTGGATGGAACGAATATCTACATGACTATGGCTGCCCTATTTATTGCCCAAGCTCTAAATATCGAACTGACACTTACTCATCAAATCACTTTACTGTTGGTTGCCATGCTGAGCTCAAAAGGTGCTGCCGGTGTTACCGGAGCAGGTTTCATTACGCTGGCCGCAACTTTATCGGTAGTACCCGGTTTGCCGGTAGAAGGTATGGCTTTGATTTTGGGTATCGACCGCTTTATGTCCGAGTGCCGAGCCCTAACCAATCTTACCGGTAATGCCTGTGCCACGATTGTTGTTGCCCGCTGGGAAAACGCATTAGATAAAGAAAAGCTGGATGCCGCTTTAAACGGACGTTTGGAACCGGCAGTTTCTGAAACTGAATAA